A window of Acinonyx jubatus isolate Ajub_Pintada_27869175 chromosome B2, VMU_Ajub_asm_v1.0, whole genome shotgun sequence genomic DNA:
TTTTAACTGCTCACACTCCAGACAGGCgctctcccccttcccaccagCCCCTGCTTGATCCCAAGCTGCCCTGTCACCTGCTGCTagccgcacccccccccacccccccacattTGTGCTTTCCTGCCGGAGGACAGCGCTCTGCACAGTCCTGCCGTTGTCCCCTGGGGGAATGTGGTTGAGACTCCAGAACCCTTTCTCGGGATTCCTCCAGGCACCGAGGGCTGGCAAAGCCTTCCGATCTTGTGTGCCCGACGGGCCTGGGCGACAGCACCCTGCAAAGAGGTTGTATGCCACTCCTTGCTTCTGGGTCTAAAACCCAACTAGCCTCCACTGGTGACTCCTGGAGCTGGGGGATCCAGCCCCTTGGCCCTTTCTCCTTCCCGCGGGCTGCCTGAAGATGTGAGTTGTGGAGGGGGACTGTttttaggaaggaaaagaaagacaccCCGAAGGACTGGATGGCGTGTGTGGGGACAGGAGGTGTGGGAGAAGGAACCGTTGCCAGTGGTTGGGAGGGGAACCTCCTCAGGGCCTCTCAAAGAGCCCTCCTTTTGCCCTCCACCCCTCACAAGCACAGACACTCGGTATTCTTACACAGGCTTTTATTCAGGAGTCAGGggctgcttcccttccctggtccctgcctgcccatcccccccccccatagaacCCCATTCAGGTGGGGCTTGTCCTTCATCTGCCCCTCACAAACCCCCCTCCGGGGCTACACCAGCAAGTAGGGGGAGGGGGCGCTCAGGAAGAACCCCCTACCTGCAGAGGCAGACAGTTCTGGCAGGGCCGGTGGGCAGGGATCTCTCTTGAACCCCCACCCAGACCCAGGattgaggtgggaggggcaggaggggtccAGGCAGGGGGTGCAGTCATAGGTGGCAACCTGAACTCATAGCCAACCAGGCCTCGCACCCCAAAGGCATCTGTGGATGAGGCGTGCCCTGCAGCCTTTCCCTTCCAGAAGGCCTTCAGCCAAGAAGCATCTtgtttgggggcgggggacagggtgggggagaTGGCAGGAGGACAGCTGATCTCTTCACCCTGGGAAGGCAGAAGGTCTTCCTGGAAACAGTCTCAGACTCAGATGGCTTAAAGAAGAAGCCAGGGGACTAGGAGGGGTCAAGGGGTCTCTGGGAAGCACCGATATCTTCTGTCCCTGGAAGAGCAGAAACGTGACCACAGGACAACGGGAGAATGGGCACAAGTGGCCGCAGGAACCCTGCCCAGCACGGTCTGCAGCTAGCTAAGGGGAGACCCCCACAGAGGCAGAGGCACTcctggggcagagccaggagtTGGCCTCAGGCCTCCCGAGAGCACAAGGTTACTGGCTTGGCGTCTGGCCAGAAGCTGGGGTCAAGGctggggggccggggagggggggcagctACTGGGCCACAGAGCAGGACCTTCCCAGGAAACTGTGGCCTCTTGCTTGGAGAAAGACCATCTGGAGCGGGCACGAGGCCAGGGTCCCCCCACCAGGCCTTGCCTTTGAGTGATGACCCCTTCAGAAGATTCCAGCCAGCACCAGCAGAGGCAGGAGCAGCAGCCCCAGAAGGGGGCCCCAGATGTGACCAGGGCCCGACTTCAGCCCTGACTTGATGCTAGGCTTTTCAGGGCCCTCTGCgcctgtggggagggagagggcttcAGCCTGGAGACAGCTCTGCCCgacctcccaccctccctgccagGCATGCAAGCGGGGGCCCAGCAGCCAGGGAGGAAGCTCTGACTCAGAGGGTGCATGCCCCGCTATGGCCATAACACCTATGCTGGGGGCAGGGCGCCGACATTCTAGAGGAAGACGGGGAAGTGGGACGAACACTACAGGTCTTACCTGGCAAAGACGACTGCAGGGCCAGGGTTCGCCCACCCACGGCATTAGAGGTGGCAGAGGTATTGGGGGAGTTAGACAGGGACTTGGAGGAGGTGTGCCCCACGTGGTCCAATGTGGCCGGCAGCCCACCTGTCTTGTCCTGgactggagaaactgaggccaagaccTCACTGGAAGGAGACAACTCGGCCTCGGCCTTGCCTGCTTTCTGGGAGTGGGGTCGTGGCTCCCGTGTCCCTGTCAAGAACATCTTGGGGTGCAGAGAACTCTCTGGGGTCTTGGGGGGCATTCTTGTCCTGCTGGCCTCTTTGTCTGCCAATTGGGAGATGGGATCATTGGTCGATTTGGAGAAGGTTGCTGGCCCCTCATCCAAGGCAAAGGGGCTGTGAGTTGCCAAAAAGGAAGGGACCTCAGTTGTTAAGGAAGGTGGAGCCTCTGTTGCCATGGAGGGGGAATCTTCCGTTGCTAAGGGAGACGGGGCCTTGGTTTCTACAGCCGGAAGAGCCTTGGTTGCCAGGGTGCCCAAGACCTCTGTTACCAAGGAGGACGGATTTTCCGTTGCCACGGAAGAAGGGATACCGCTTTTCCTAGAACTTGAAGCTTCCGTTGCCAGGGAAGATGGGGCCTCAGTTACCAGGTAAGGCAAATCCTGAGCCTCCTCCCGGTCTCTGATGAGTTCTGATAAGAAACAAGGCTTTGGCATTAGTGCTGTGGCAGGACCCCGTGTCCGGAGCCCCCCGGCAATCAAGATGAGGCGACCAAATGTCTGACGATGACACACAAACACATCCTCTCCAGCGACTATGTCCTTCATTCATAATAAAtgatacttatttaaaaaatatttttaaaaattttttaaggtttattcatttttcagagacagagcgtgagcggggggaggggcagagagagaggcagacacagcctcagatgagcaggctccaggctctgagctgtcagcacagaccccgaggcggggctcgatcttacaaactgagagatcatgacctgagccgaagtcggacacttaaccgacggagccacccaggcccctaaaTGATACTTTTTTATAACCTTGTTGTTTTATTATAACGTTGTAACAGTGGCTTCTCCATCCTCCTCGTCCAAATCCTCTCTCCGCGCTCACACAATCACTTTTTCAGGGGACTCTCCAGCTAGGTGCCTGTGCCGGACGCAGGCCTGGTCCCTTCAAGTCCACGCCCACCGCCAGGCTCCGCCCACATGGGGGGACCATTTCCCTCCGGTCACGCCCACCTCGCCCGGTACTCGGGAGCCGCCGGACTCTCCTCTACCCTCCACTTGGGGGGTTGAAAACCGGTCACTTTGAATGACAGGGGGCCAAAGTGGCTGAGCAAGGAAGGCGAATTGGGCTTGGGAACCCGCATAGGGTGGGCCCGCCAAGGGCCCCCGGAGGTCGCATCCCGccaggcccctccccctgcccgtgCACCTCTTGGAAGTCCTGGGAGGCTCTAGGACCGTCCTGTAGgcatcccttccctccccttctttctcctccccactccacccccaacTCACCACAGAGGGAGTTCTCGCAGCGGTAGCCGGAGGGACACAGGGAGCACGGAGTCCCTTCCTGGTAGGGCCTCTTTCCCTTCACGTTCCCCCTGCGGGAGGCGAGGACTGTGCTGGGCGCGGGGGGGCGGTCCCTACAAACCCCTGTCCTTATCCCTCATACACACACCTAGGCCGGTAGTACCCCTGGGTCTTACTTGCTCCCAACTAACTTGCTGGGTCAATGAGAGCAGACTCCCATCGGTGCCCTCACAGCTCCCCCAAGGCCCCAGATTGGCCCCCTCCCACTTTCTTAGACTGCCAACCCAACCCTCCCCTTGGCCCTGCTCATCCCCTACCCCCAGGACTCCCTGGGCACTCACGGAGGCTCATAGTTGCAAACCAGCAAATGGATATTGGTCTCCTCAACACCCTGGAGCTTCTCACAGAAGTGGGAGCCACAGCCAATCCTCTCTGTCTTGGCCCAGACCACCTGAAGGAGGGCAAACTCAACAGTTTAGTCTGGGTGGGATTGTCCCTAGCTAGTGTCTCTACACCAGTCTTCTatgggtggggagaagaggatCCCTACAACCTGTGAGATCCAAGTCTGAGGACATGCAGCTTCAGGACAAAACTCTAAACAGGGATtttgctgggggggtgggggagggggcggggcggtggtGTGGAACTTGTCCTGAACAATCTAGTTCCCCCTGCCAACCACACACATTGTTTGGACAGGCCTCTCTGAAAACCTTCCCTTTGTATATACCCTCATAAATTCttcttgtgcatttttttttttttttttgcaatttcctGTGCATTTTAAACAGGGTACATCCAAAGGAATGAATCTCAAATGGGAGAATCTTGGATACCAGTAACAAGCAAAATCCAAGAAACAGAAGAAGCCATTTTGGAAGCAGAGCTTCCCCCAAATCACAAGTAAGCAGGGATCTGCTCTGCTGTTTCTAAGTCTGGGCCCCCTACCTGCTAGAAGGAATTCTGTCTtaagtataaaatttttaaattcaaaacgTTCGGGCACTGCCATGGGCTGAGACCAGCAGCCTCCCCTTGTTTTCTAGGCCCACTCTGCTCGGGAGTCGCTCAAATGGAGGTCAGTTTTTGCTCTGAGATCTAGCTCTGGCTATTATCCTACACACAACCCCACGATTGGGGTTTTTCTACTTAAGTCAGCTGAAGGTACCAGTATGGAGCATCTCCCAGGCAGAAATGACCCCAGAGTTCATGTGCACTCAGCCCTGGAGAACATGGGGCTGGAGGTGGAGCAGCCCCACTCCCGCTGGGCACTGATGGTAATCCTTGCAGGAAGATCCCGCTCGCGCGCTCATGCTGGGGGTAAGGGAAGTGTGAGAAATTGCAGGGCGCAGAGGGAAGGGAACCAGGGAGGGTTGCTGGGCACTTACAACCTCTCCATCTGGGTGGATGATACTAGGATTCCCTTCCCTAAAGAGTAGCACTAAAAATACCACTCAAAAGAAGCCCTGGAAAGTGGAATTCGGGGATATGGGTGTGaagatgtttattaaaaaaaaaaaaaaaattgtcatggTATTGTTTGAACAATGAGCATTGGGTGGAGAAAATAAGAACTCAAGAACACTAATGTTAATTCCTctacacacccatacacacacccCTACGGtacccccacccaacacctcttATCTGCAAACTCCAACTTTCAAAGTGCAGTGAGAACCCTGACGTAAGCAAAATGTGACTGTGAGGGGCAGGAAATGCTCTCGGAGTCTCCCTGGAACCTTCGCTCAGTGACGATTTGCTCTCATTTAcacatagtttttaaaagcagaagaacACAATAGTCTATTTGCTTTATCGGTCCCTGGCAGAGTAGAAGCAGCAACTTAGACGCTATGAGAAATGACAGAAGAGGGACAATGAGACAGAAGACCGCGGGCACAAACAGCCCTGCCTAACTTAGGTCGGACAGGACCGCTTAGACGTCGATCAGGATTGCCTAGAATAATTACCCTCCACGAAACTGGCTCTGCGACACCTAACTTAGGTCCTCTCAGTCCGAGGAGGACGGGAGGGGCCACATAGATTTGCAAACGACTGGTGGGTTTTGTAGTCAACTGAAAACGGTTTAGGCAGTTTAAGAAGCGGACTCCCAGGCGGTGAAGGGACAGGTGgcctctgccccgccccgcccgctgCTCGTGCGGCCCCGCCCACTAGTCATGTAGCCCCGCCCAGTGCTCTTGTGGCCCGTCCCCGCCCACCCGCCCAGCGGCTTCGCACCTGCGTGTAGTGGCCGCACATCTGGCCCTGGTCGCAGGTGGCCGCGCTGAGGTTGTAGTGCTCGCGCTCGTGGTGCCACTCCTCCATGGCCAGCGGCACGTCCAAGCCCTCGTCCGTGATGGCAAACAGGTTCTCCCCGCGCCGCCCGCGCTCCTTGTTGTGGCCCCACACGCACTTCTGCGCGTAGGCCTTGGCGAAGGCGGCCAGCTCCTCGTCCCACCTCTGCGGGGCAGGTCGGAGAGGAAGGTGAGGAACGCCTTGGGCTcggtggaggtgggagagggttgcgggagagagaggtgaggatACCCACAATTCTGGGGATCAGAGAAGAAGGTTGAAGGTGTCCTGGGGGCCTCTGGGGGCCGgagaccctcccctcctctggggTGACTCTTGGCCAAGATCAGGAACAGGTCTGTGCTCCTGGCGGGcttctgtgggggtgggggtgggggatgggagggtgccACCCCAGGCCATGGAGTGAGCTAAGCTTGGgaccatttaccagctgtgtgattttagACAGAGTGCCTGACCTTTCTGAAGTCTCGTGGTGCTTtgggaggaataaatgagatgatgtttGTGACACTGttgttattaattaatattaatatcctCCTGTGTGAAAGGTGGCGGCTGTGCCCTGCCTACCTCCCAGGACTGTCTGCCTGCTCTGAAGACCACAGAACGTCCAGTGAGATGTTCAAGGGCTGCTCCCAACCCCTCACCCTCCCACCATAAATATGATACTCCCCTCTCAGGTCCCACTCTCCCCTTGGGGTCGCCCAGCCTCCATGGCTTTACCAGCTCCAGGCTTCCCTCCCAAGTGCTATTCCCAGGTGCTCTCAACTCTTGTCAACTGACAACCCCTTTCCCCAAGAAAATTAAGTGTCCCTGTGTGACCCTTACGAAGAGGCCTAGTTTTAGAGCCTTGGTGTCTCAAGGAGCTGTCAGATCCCAACGTCCCGTCCTTCAGGCGGGACTTCAGGTGAGGCAGCGGGAGGGGGCATTTTAGGTTAAGGGACCTCTGAGTTCTCTGGGTCCCCAGCCAGGAGGACAGGCCCAGTGTGGGTGGGAAGACGGATTAACAAAGGATTGAGGAGGAAGGCCTGGATCCCATTAAACTTTGTCCTTGGCCTCTCCTAGAAATGGATGGCCTGGCGGCAACTCCTCTTCCACCCTCTGGGGGCCCAGCCAGCTGTGGGAGCCAGACGGCCTGTAAAGTGTCAAGAGCTTGGGCGACCCTGAGAGGAGGGGGGGACGGGGCTCCTCACCCACATAAGGTTCTCAGGAGCAGCTGCCTgcgaagggggggggaggggcggtcaCACTGGACTGGGACCCCCCCACTTTGTGACTATGGGTGAATCCCTTTCCCTCCCTGGGTGTTTTTGTCCCAAATCACTGGTCCCGGAGCATCTTCAGGCTCTGGGAGTAAGTAAGGGCGggtagggagagggaaagggcaaGGTACGGGGAACCTGGATCTGGGTGTCTGGGATGATGTGCGGGGCTCCAGACTAAACTGCGACCTCCTTCAGGGTATGTCaccccagtgtctggcacagtgCTGGCTCATAGCAGGTGCTCGATACGCATGTGTCAACTGTTGATGACTGAGACAGACCCTGCTTAAAAGCGGTCTCCCTACTGAGCCCGGCTGTGATTCCTGTTCAGGCTGGCTGCATGGAGTTCTGCCAGTAGAGTCGGTCCTGTGGGTCTCAGGTCTTCTCAGTCTTCCAGAGACCCCCGTGGGTATTTGAGAGTCACGGCACCCACCCACATTGGCCACGTGGTCACCATCTGGAAGCAAGTCCGTTCATTCGTCCACTCATTCAACACACAGTCTTGGGCACTGTACCAGCCTGGAGGTGAGAGCAAGGACCTAGAAGCCCAAGTTCACATTGTCATAAACTGGTGATTGGGCCACCGTGTGCTAAATGACACATATGCAATGGATACTATAGAGACACCAAAGAGGGCCATTTAGAGGAGGCACTAAGCTAAGTGCTAAAACTGAGGCATTGGTCAGGTGGACGGGGAAAGACATCTGAACCGGGGCACAGCACGAGCAAAGGCCTAGAGGTGAGATACAACATtttggctggggaaggagaagctGTTGAGGTTACTGAGGGAAAAACtgagcaggagaggaggctggaggtGTAAGCAGGggtgagacacacagagagagcctTCTCAGGAGCTGGAGGTCTATCCCGAGGTGGTCAGGAGCCAGTGGGAGCCATTGAAGGGTTTTGAGCAAGGTCAGGCCCATGTGTTGGATTGTTCATTCTGGAAGCAGAGGCCGGAGGCTGGGGGAGCAGGCCGAGACCGTTTTAGGAGTCCTTGGGAGAAGTAATGAAACACTGGATCAGGGTTGTAGGAAGGAATGAGGATGGGGAAGTAGGGTTCAAGGAAAATTGAACCCTCTGGGAGGTAAAAGCGGTGATGATTAGATGTGGACGCTCAGGGAGAGAAAGGCGTCCATGATAACTGCCACCTGCGTCATCCTGGATTCATTCCCTCTTTGGTTAATCCAACACTTATGAGCCCTTACTGTGCGCCACAcgctgttctaagtgctttataaacattCACTCATTTGATCCTGGCAACCGTCTTACAAGGGACTTGCTATGTAGTCATCATcttcaatttacagatgaggaagctgagacacagagaggttaaggcacTTGGCCAAGGTCGCACAGCTAATACATGGCAGAATCAAGGCTTGAACCAGGCCGTCTGTCTCCAGAGTGTCTGTATATACCGCGTGCTGAGGTCGAGCCTGAGCCTTGTCCCAAATTTATCCTGGTGTCCCAGgccatcccctcctcccatcGCTTCGCACCAGACAGCACCGTATCCCCTGAATAtccaaactgctttccagaatGTGGCCCCACCCCAAGGTCCACCTCTGTCCGCAAAGCAGCTCCTGGCTTGGGTAGCCAACGAGACTGTAGGGCATCAGGGatctacagatggagaaactgaggctcaacaATGAGTTCCAGGCCTCAATCAGGGAACTACTGGCAGAGCAGGTGCCAGCCTCCCGTGCTCCTCATCTATCGTCTACAGTTCCTGGTTGCCGGGCCGACAGGGGTTGAATGGTCCTGCTGTGTGCATTTCTAGAGGCCTCCCTTGACCTCTGTCATACATCATCCCATCTGACCCTCAGGGTAGGAATTGCCAGTCCCAAGTGATAGATCAGGAAATGGAAGCCTTTGAAGGTAGAGGGACCGGTCCAGAATCATTTCGCCAGATTGAACAGAGCAATAACTCCAGTCTTGGACCCTCAGGCTCACTGCTCTCTTCCCCAGGTGTGACCTTGCTCTGGGGCACTAACTGTGGCGTCCCTGGACACTGCCCAGGAATCCTCCAGGTTGACCCAGAGGATGGCCAGTTCAGCTctcagggagggcaggaagggggtgaatttctgattttatcttttttcatcttGAGCATAAACACCCTGCCTCCTGACCCTACCATCAAATAACTCTCCCTCTCGACAGAGGATACTGCCACCCAAAATCTGGCTTCTATCATCTATAGGAACGTCCCTGTATGCTGACAATATTTGCATGTGTCCCCACCAATATACAATagtattttttacatgtttaaaaccttctgggggcgcctgggtggctcagtcggttgagcgtccgacttcagctcaggtcacgatctcgcggtccgcgagttcgagccccacgtggggctctgggctgacagctcagagcctggagcctgcttcggattctgtgtctccctctctctctgccccccccccccccccggttcatgccgtgtatgtgtgtctctttctgtctcaaaaatgaataaacgttaaaaaaaaaaattaaaaaaaaaccaaaccttcTGTATGTCCTactgtacgtatatatatattttagatttcatCCCCTCCCAGTGTTATATCTGTGAGATTCACTCCATGTGGATGTATATGTAGCTCTAATTaggatcccattttacagatgaaaaactgaggGTCCCTACCAGTTTAAGGGACTCCCCCAAATCACGGGTCTTGTTGCATGACCGAGACAGGATTTGAACTGTGTGATCCGGGCCGCTTCTGGCTCCTGTT
This region includes:
- the PI16 gene encoding peptidase inhibitor 16, whose product is MHSSGSLLLLLLLLAATTGPAGALSDDEKRVMVELHNLYRAQASPPAADMLQMRWDEELAAFAKAYAQKCVWGHNKERGRRGENLFAITDEGLDVPLAMEEWHHEREHYNLSAATCDQGQMCGHYTQVVWAKTERIGCGSHFCEKLQGVEETNIHLLVCNYEPPGNVKGKRPYQEGTPCSLCPSGYRCENSLCELIRDREEAQDLPYLVTEAPSSLATEASSSRKSGIPSSVATENPSSLVTEVLGTLATKALPAVETKAPSPLATEDSPSMATEAPPSLTTEVPSFLATHSPFALDEGPATFSKSTNDPISQLADKEASRTRMPPKTPESSLHPKMFLTGTREPRPHSQKAGKAEAELSPSSEVLASVSPVQDKTGGLPATLDHVGHTSSKSLSNSPNTSATSNAVGGRTLALQSSLPGAEGPEKPSIKSGLKSGPGHIWGPLLGLLLLPLLVLAGIF